From a region of the Amblyomma americanum isolate KBUSLIRL-KWMA unplaced genomic scaffold, ASM5285725v1 scaffold_52, whole genome shotgun sequence genome:
- the LOC144112095 gene encoding uncharacterized protein LOC144112095, with amino-acid sequence MWYSCEWAECFDIVNQLLALSGDVELNPGPNTRHQVQDSLPDVQSKQLEDKFAILEALNTRPAKIQLDHKAFIKSIDDLKKSQLKLEDLSEMNKRLTNVERKTVTIDETEKEVHPFQQLVDQLSSENSQRRARLSELEDRQRRDNLLFYGMPDAQSESWAQSEEKLVKVLSSCLEIPSSEILIDRAHRLGGFASEKCRPIIAKFSSFKVKQRILLNCSKLKDEKITLSEDFSFATRHARKKLVEFGKSQPLTFKLRFNKLYIKNKCYSYNHSDDYVHEIPSAFPLPTDRSADPTNDTHSASAPPTELVTN; translated from the exons atgtggtactcctgcgagtGGGC TGAATGCTTTGATATTGTAAACCAACTGCTGGCGTTGTCCGGCGACGTCGAGCTCAACCCTGGACCTAACACGAGGCATCAGGTACAGGACTCTCTTCCTGACGTCCAGTCTAAGCAGTTGGAAGATAAGTTTGCAATACTGGAGGCTTTGAACACGCGACCTGCGAAAATTCAACTGGACCATAAGGCTTTCATAAAGTCTATTGATGATCTTAAGAAGTCCCAGCTGAAGTTAGAAGATTTGAGCGAAATGAACAAAAGATTAACTAACGTTGAGCGCAAAACTGTTACCATTGACGAAACCGAGAAGGAAGTACATCCTTTTCAGCAGTTAGTTGACCAACTTTCTAGTGAAAACTCGCAGCGTCGTGCGCGCCTGTCTGAACTTGAAGACAGGCAGCGACGCGATAACCTTCTGTTCTATGGCATGCCTGACGCGCAATCAGAGTCCTGGGCTCAGTCAGAAGAAAAGCTAGTCAAGGTTCTTTCATCCTGCTTGGAAATTCCGTCCTCTGAAATTTTGATCGATAGAGCGCACAGGCTCGGTGGGTTCGCATCGGAAAAATGTCGACCAATTATTGCCAAATTTTCATCCTTCAAGGTAAAGCAGAGAATACTGCTTAACTGTTCTAAGCTCAAGGATGAAAAAATTACGCTTAGCGAggatttttctttcgccacccGTCACGCTAGAAAAAAACTGGTCGAATTTGGTAAATCCCAGCCGCTCACTTTCAAGCTTCGCTTCAATAAActttacataaaaaataaatgctactCCTACAATCACTCTGATGACTACGTTCATGAAATCCCAAGCGCCTTCCCGTTGCCAACCGACCGTTCTGCGGACCCTACGAATGATACCCATAGCGCCTCCGCGCCACCGACCGAACTTGTTACCAATTAG